The Streptomyces sp. Alt3 genome has a segment encoding these proteins:
- a CDS encoding DUF350 domain-containing protein has protein sequence MTDIINGLGRATAYGALGVVLLVLGIFLIDALTPGKLGRQIWEERNRNAALLLSSALLGIGGIVFTSIWTTYEDFGKGLASTAAFGLLGLIMMALAFLVVDLVTPGRLGATLVEREPHPAVWVTASCNLAVSAIVSASIA, from the coding sequence ATGACCGACATCATCAACGGCCTCGGCCGTGCCACCGCATACGGGGCCCTCGGCGTCGTACTGCTCGTTCTCGGCATATTTCTGATCGACGCGCTGACACCGGGCAAGCTCGGGCGCCAGATATGGGAGGAGCGCAACCGCAACGCGGCGCTCCTCCTGAGTTCGGCGCTGCTCGGCATCGGCGGCATCGTGTTCACGTCGATCTGGACGACGTACGAGGACTTCGGCAAGGGGCTCGCCTCGACGGCCGCGTTCGGGCTGCTGGGTCTGATCATGATGGCCCTGGCCTTCCTCGTCGTGGACCTCGTGACGCCCGGAAGGCTGGGGGCCACGCTGGTGGAGCGGGAGCCCCACCCGGCGGTGTGGGTGACGGCGTCCTGCAACCTGGCGGTGTCCGCGATCGTCTCGGCGTCGATCGCCTGA
- a CDS encoding FAD-dependent oxidoreductase encodes MTGEAREVDVLIVGAGPAGLAAGAELAAATAGRVEILEREQEAGGIPRHCHHGGFGGRLDRSAYAWASAAGSAYARRGTTGPDFARRGVAAAVAAGAALRTGVTVTGWAGPRTVETTGPAGLERITARAVILATGARERPRSARLIPGARPPGVYTTGELQQAVHLYGQRIGTTAVVVGDEPVGHAAVATLRAAGVHVVAMVTDRTAPALRLRSPRVPLLTGATVTGLTGRARLSGVALRHEDGRTTTLRCDTVVLTGDFVPDHELARRGEILLDPGTRGPAYDAAHRTSRPGVFAVGNLLHAVERAGYAAQEGRAVAVPVLHRLAGTEGPAGGGRRLVVDAPLRWIAPNMTGPDGARPPGDRFVLRTWRRLPRPLLVVSQDGRELHRQRLLSTAVPGRPFTLRADWVDHVDPDGTDVRITAL; translated from the coding sequence GTGACCGGCGAAGCACGCGAGGTGGACGTCCTGATCGTCGGCGCGGGCCCCGCCGGTCTCGCCGCCGGAGCCGAACTCGCCGCCGCGACCGCGGGCCGGGTGGAGATCCTGGAACGCGAGCAGGAGGCGGGCGGGATCCCCCGCCACTGCCACCACGGCGGATTCGGCGGCCGCCTGGACCGGTCCGCGTACGCGTGGGCGTCGGCGGCCGGGTCCGCGTACGCCCGCAGAGGCACGACGGGGCCCGACTTCGCGCGCAGGGGCGTAGCCGCAGCCGTGGCGGCGGGCGCCGCCCTGCGCACCGGAGTCACCGTCACCGGCTGGGCGGGGCCCCGCACCGTCGAGACCACCGGACCCGCCGGACTCGAACGGATCACCGCCCGGGCCGTGATCCTCGCGACCGGAGCCCGCGAACGGCCGCGCAGCGCCCGGCTGATCCCCGGCGCCCGGCCGCCCGGTGTGTACACCACCGGCGAGCTCCAGCAGGCCGTCCATCTGTACGGCCAGCGGATCGGCACCACGGCGGTCGTCGTCGGCGACGAGCCCGTCGGCCACGCGGCGGTCGCCACCCTGCGCGCCGCCGGCGTCCATGTCGTCGCCATGGTCACCGACCGGACGGCCCCCGCCCTCCGGCTGCGGAGCCCGCGCGTCCCGTTGCTCACCGGTGCCACCGTCACCGGACTCACCGGCAGGGCGCGTCTGTCCGGGGTGGCACTGCGCCACGAGGACGGCCGTACGACCACCCTGCGCTGCGACACCGTGGTCCTGACCGGTGACTTCGTACCCGACCACGAACTGGCCAGGCGTGGAGAGATCCTCCTCGACCCCGGGACCCGGGGACCCGCGTACGACGCCGCCCACCGGACCTCGCGCCCGGGCGTCTTCGCCGTCGGGAACCTGCTGCACGCCGTCGAACGCGCGGGTTACGCGGCCCAGGAGGGCCGGGCCGTGGCGGTGCCCGTACTGCACCGCCTGGCCGGCACCGAGGGCCCGGCCGGAGGCGGACGAAGGCTGGTCGTCGACGCACCCCTGCGGTGGATCGCCCCGAACATGACGGGGCCGGACGGAGCGCGCCCGCCGGGGGACCGGTTCGTGCTGCGCACCTGGCGACGGCTGCCCCGCCCGCTGCTCGTCGTCTCGCAGGACGGGCGGGAACTCCACCGGCAGCGCCTGCTGTCCACCGCGGTCCCCGGCAGACCGTTCACTCTGAGGGCCGACTGGGTCGACCACGTCGACCCGGACGGCACGGACGTACGGATCACCGCCCTGTGA
- a CDS encoding FAD-dependent oxidoreductase codes for MTVTLTTAGPLPPLDDAEGTYDVAVVGAGVVGAAVARELARHRLRTALIDASDDIGNATSKANTAILHTGFDAAPGSLEARLVREGRDLLAAYAAETGIPVERVGALLVAWDEDQLAALPGLRDKAERNGYHASRIIGADELRAREPHLGPGALGALDVPDESIICPWTTPLAFATQAVRAGVHLHLNCRVRDVTADADGHTLTTSRGPLRARYLVNAAGLHADEIDRLLGHDVFTVTPRRGQLVVFDKLARPLVGHILLPVPGPAGKGVLVAPTVFGNVLLGPTAEELDDKTATGSTADGIRLLREKGRRIVPGLLDEEVTAVYAGLRAATGQEDYRIQEYPGLRYVAVGGIRSTGLTASMAIGRHVIALLTAVGLDPGEPHDLPPLTMPNLGEAFPRPYRDAALIAGDPAYGTLVCHCEQVTLGEIRDALASTIPPHSPDGLRRRTRARGGRCQGFYCGAAVRALFEEERP; via the coding sequence GTGACCGTCACCCTCACCACAGCCGGCCCCCTGCCCCCGCTCGACGACGCGGAGGGCACGTACGACGTCGCCGTCGTCGGCGCGGGCGTCGTGGGAGCGGCCGTCGCCCGCGAACTGGCACGCCACCGGCTGCGCACCGCCCTGATCGACGCGTCCGACGACATCGGCAACGCGACGTCCAAGGCCAACACCGCGATCCTGCACACCGGATTCGACGCCGCACCCGGATCGCTGGAGGCCCGCCTCGTACGGGAGGGAAGGGACCTCCTCGCCGCCTACGCCGCCGAGACCGGTATCCCGGTCGAACGCGTCGGAGCGCTCCTCGTGGCCTGGGACGAGGACCAGCTCGCCGCACTGCCCGGGCTGCGGGACAAGGCGGAGCGCAACGGGTACCACGCGTCCCGCATCATCGGCGCCGACGAACTGCGCGCCCGCGAACCACACCTGGGGCCAGGAGCCCTGGGCGCACTCGACGTTCCCGACGAGAGCATCATCTGCCCCTGGACCACCCCGCTCGCCTTCGCCACCCAGGCGGTCCGCGCCGGCGTCCACCTGCACCTGAACTGCCGGGTGCGGGACGTCACCGCCGACGCCGACGGTCATACGCTCACCACCTCGCGCGGCCCGCTGCGCGCCCGATACCTCGTCAACGCCGCCGGGCTCCACGCCGACGAGATCGACCGCCTCCTCGGCCACGACGTGTTCACCGTGACCCCACGCCGGGGACAGCTCGTCGTCTTCGACAAGCTGGCCCGCCCGCTCGTCGGCCACATCCTGCTGCCCGTCCCCGGCCCCGCCGGCAAGGGCGTGCTGGTCGCGCCGACCGTGTTCGGCAACGTCCTCCTCGGCCCCACCGCCGAGGAGCTCGACGACAAGACCGCCACCGGCTCCACGGCCGACGGCATCCGCCTCCTGCGGGAGAAGGGCCGCCGGATCGTGCCCGGACTCCTCGACGAGGAGGTCACCGCCGTCTACGCGGGTCTGCGCGCCGCCACCGGGCAGGAGGACTACCGCATCCAGGAGTACCCCGGCCTGCGCTACGTCGCCGTCGGCGGCATCCGCTCCACCGGCCTCACCGCGTCCATGGCGATCGGACGCCATGTCATCGCGCTGCTGACGGCCGTCGGTCTGGACCCCGGCGAACCGCACGATCTCCCGCCCCTGACGATGCCCAACCTCGGCGAGGCCTTCCCCCGCCCCTACCGTGACGCCGCCCTCATCGCGGGGGACCCGGCGTACGGCACCCTCGTCTGCCACTGCGAACAGGTCACCCTCGGCGAGATCCGGGACGCGCTGGCCTCGACGATCCCGCCGCACTCCCCGGACGGTCTGCGGCGCCGCACCCGCGCCCGTGGCGGCCGCTGCCAGGGCTTCTACTGCGGCGCCGCCGTCCGCGCCCTGTTCGAGGAGGAACGACCGTGA